A portion of the Chlamydia caviae GPIC genome contains these proteins:
- a CDS encoding polymorphic outer membrane protein middle domain-containing protein → MKHKFIYNLIFSISLAYFYNIDAREVVLLAPLPSENSLYIPQSLEFLLQKTNLTGQTQSSESLSLKNYEDIFAISQMTTDSEGASVKCSNLYIQDTQGHIILIGNISPRSGTGIYTNRDLEISNSNQVIVFSNNLARSTALDQNRSLDGGTINSRFLDIKNNNAPIYFLRNAAYSKGGAIMSGERFDLSGNKSSCIFCDNATLAVDSQGGALRAQDFNCINNLGDIVFNNNQSKSGGALSVNTTCLFSENQGNLIFKNNRTMSMHDGNGGAIDAKNTAIANNKGIISFHNNSSSYRGGAIKGAVCTIYNNNDIFFTNNSAQEGGAILIAGGGCSLTLSADKGNIVFNNNLSISPNKIYRNAVCIASDADFVVGAKLGQHILFYDPIEHDHNATNPMLINPDVEDHGCVIFSGATVDSHLKTENNLFSKCKNTIELKNGVLAIENDAGLATYKFIQTGGLVCLGSGGTLTTREKDNNKNSTLQLTNLGLILPQLITSKAETAKLWIYPSATGNTFQENTLASITVSGDLILTNEEGHSPYDDVNLSRGITRVPFLYLCDNATKVIDVASLNIEAINDHLHYGYQGVWSPYWEEYTTTPDTTSALTANTSHRVLYADWTPTGYIPNPEYRGDLVANALWQAAYNTITGLHGFTPPPNRSSLEVAGGGSGAYVSQKTRNAKPGFELFSKGYATQASRSTETNRSFALSFSQFYSEIKESESKDKVSANCYFAGAQLQIPWFYENLLTSASLGYAYSQNHVKTKNQTTNALSEGDFHSHTLGSELRCMFRERAILNLQFRPFIKTLWVRSTQGSFTETGKNSRNFKTKDPLINMTLPLGIYGYAEHEVYLKTSWEMQLAYTPTIYRQKPKINTTRIVSNGSWITSGTPVNRHAFSISIKNTTSLNRMSLSINYHGDFSKSTLCNFLNITGEIKF, encoded by the coding sequence ATGAAACATAAGTTTATTTACAATCTTATTTTCTCAATATCCTTAGCCTATTTTTATAATATAGATGCTAGAGAAGTAGTTCTTCTGGCTCCCCTACCTTCTGAGAATTCCCTCTACATCCCTCAATCTCTAGAGTTTCTCTTACAGAAAACTAACTTGACAGGACAAACGCAATCTTCAGAATCGTTATCACTAAAGAATTACGAAGATATATTTGCTATTTCCCAAATGACTACTGATTCAGAAGGAGCAAGTGTAAAATGTAGTAACTTATACATTCAAGATACGCAAGGTCACATTATCCTGATAGGCAATATATCACCACGTTCAGGAACGGGAATCTACACTAATCGTGATTTAGAGATTTCCAATAGCAATCAAGTGATTGTTTTCTCAAATAATCTCGCGCGCAGCACAGCACTTGACCAAAATCGTTCACTTGATGGCGGCACTATAAACTCCCGATTTCTCGATATCAAAAATAATAACGCTCCGATATATTTCCTTAGAAACGCCGCCTATTCAAAAGGTGGCGCGATCATGTCAGGAGAGAGATTTGATTTATCCGGCAATAAGTCCTCTTGTATTTTTTGCGACAACGCAACCTTAGCTGTTGATAGTCAAGGAGGAGCCTTACGAGCCCAAGACTTCAACTGCATCAACAACTTAGGAGATATCGTATTCAACAACAATCAATCCAAAAGTGGCGGGGCTCTCTCTGTAAATACTACATGTCTATTCTCAGAGAATCAGGGAAACCTCATCTTTAAAAATAATAGAACCATGTCTATGCACGATGGTAATGGTGGAGCTATCGATGCAAAAAATACCGCTATAGCAAATAATAAAGGAATCATATCGTTCCACAATAACTCTTCCTCATATCGAGGAGGAGCTATTAAAGGCGCGGTATGCACGATTTACAATAATAACGATATTTTCTTCACAAATAACTCTGCTCAGGAGGGAGGCGCTATACTGATAGCAGGCGGGGGTTGTAGCCTCACACTATCTGCAGATAAGGGAAATATTGTTTTCAATAACAACCTATCCATATCCCCAAATAAAATCTACAGGAATGCTGTCTGCATAGCAAGCGACGCTGATTTTGTTGTCGGAGCTAAATTAGGACAACATATCCTTTTTTATGATCCTATTGAACATGATCACAACGCAACAAATCCTATGCTCATCAATCCCGATGTTGAGGATCACGGTTGTGTGATCTTTTCAGGAGCTACTGTCGATAGCCACTTAAAGACAGAGAATAACCTATTCTCAAAATGCAAAAACACCATCGAACTTAAAAACGGTGTATTAGCCATTGAAAATGATGCGGGGCTTGCCACTTATAAATTTATACAAACTGGAGGCCTGGTTTGTTTAGGATCGGGAGGGACACTAACAACAAGAGAAAAGGACAATAATAAAAATTCCACTCTTCAATTAACTAATCTTGGATTAATTCTCCCTCAATTAATTACAAGTAAAGCAGAAACAGCAAAATTGTGGATCTACCCATCCGCAACAGGAAATACTTTTCAAGAAAATACCCTCGCATCCATCACTGTTTCTGGCGACCTGATACTCACAAACGAAGAAGGCCATAGTCCCTATGATGATGTAAATCTCTCTCGTGGGATTACACGTGTACCTTTCCTATATCTTTGCGATAACGCTACAAAAGTCATTGATGTTGCTTCTTTAAATATTGAAGCCATCAATGATCATCTCCATTATGGCTATCAAGGGGTTTGGTCTCCTTATTGGGAAGAATATACAACCACACCCGATACGACTTCAGCACTCACAGCAAATACTTCCCATCGCGTACTCTATGCAGACTGGACCCCAACAGGTTATATTCCTAATCCAGAGTATCGTGGCGATCTCGTCGCTAATGCCCTCTGGCAAGCCGCATATAACACAATCACGGGTTTACATGGCTTCACCCCCCCCCCCAACAGAAGCTCTCTAGAAGTGGCTGGTGGTGGGTCAGGAGCCTATGTCTCGCAGAAAACTCGCAATGCAAAACCTGGATTTGAGCTATTTTCTAAAGGCTATGCTACTCAAGCTTCACGTTCTACAGAAACAAACCGTAGCTTCGCATTAAGCTTCTCTCAGTTCTATAGTGAAATCAAAGAGTCAGAGTCAAAAGACAAAGTCTCTGCAAATTGTTACTTTGCTGGAGCACAGCTGCAAATCCCTTGGTTTTATGAAAATCTCCTTACGTCAGCATCTTTGGGTTATGCGTATTCTCAAAACCATGTAAAAACAAAAAATCAAACAACAAACGCCTTATCCGAAGGAGATTTCCACAGCCATACTCTAGGAAGTGAGCTTCGCTGTATGTTCCGTGAACGAGCTATTTTGAATTTACAATTCCGTCCTTTCATCAAAACTTTGTGGGTACGGTCTACTCAAGGAAGCTTCACAGAAACAGGAAAAAACAGCCGCAATTTTAAAACAAAAGATCCTCTCATCAATATGACTTTGCCCTTGGGAATCTATGGCTACGCGGAACACGAGGTATATTTAAAAACGAGTTGGGAAATGCAACTTGCCT
- a CDS encoding polymorphic outer membrane protein middle domain-containing protein, which yields MFPRSLLCSLILSACVQSIIYSEDIKIPEEISKLLSALDFPLTRVNQDDFEKNYGLLHNAAQNIVIANDKQPKMFICKLNTTDGGVINCRSCSLINNTQPIFFGDNKSTLCGGAIYSAESVILSKNSRIIFYQNTTLNQTNSSSGTGGAIQAKNFEASLNKETLFSSNLTKVKGGAIASTEMCRFFNNSASIHFDNNRTTNADSFGGAISAVSCEFARNRGKITFSENKSGKGGAICSTTSTRIVDNQAPITFSHNVASNTSNQGNGGAINSPTIVIENNKQPVLFSGNSSAHAGGALSYQHLTIQNNGPVYFLNNTSCWGAACYGQTNNGTTTISADYGDVIFDNNIAIDRMGVWRSAMHFSSNHSLSLGASSNQHIYLFDRMNTGGLSSFIINPEDKHTGAVVFSAASTQLKLANQSIKNLQISYKGELTIKHGIVSVEDGAILWLYKFTPEDNTHLCLGSRAIMQTQENSSSQKDSNLQLKNVAILLTDILKPDSSPPTVWIYPGGSGGNYTENTDARISISGSLSLWNKNYSDPYDSVDLSQPIDRIPLLHLSEPANNSVTIDDFDVQAINAHKHYGHQGIWTPYWEEVSSPSITSSLETTNSKHRYLYANWTPTGYVVNPQHRGDLVANTLRQTARNAMAFYPALINDSTSFYLEGNGLASHTRQRNQNEILGFSSRSLGYGGECLFSSKTQHKFLLTFSQLIGKIKEHTSNNKVSSHSYLLGATLQTPQFNDYLITTASLGYGYGDHHMQSFYAQNKTSETQFSDHVLSARIGCYTKLPLLNHHVTPFIQLAGVRAKQTQINETGDFSRKFSNQHPLVSLTLPVGILASWHADSYVPSVWEFELAYQPLVYEQKPKVLITLLASNGSWISSGTAVARHNLHVEGRNSAYLFHNIVAFLNYHLDLSSSTTSHYINAGSRVVF from the coding sequence ATGTTCCCTAGGTCTCTTCTCTGCTCTCTGATCCTATCTGCTTGTGTTCAAAGCATTATCTATAGTGAAGACATTAAAATCCCTGAAGAGATCTCTAAGCTACTTTCTGCTCTTGATTTTCCATTAACACGCGTAAATCAAGATGATTTCGAGAAGAACTACGGATTACTGCACAACGCCGCTCAAAATATTGTTATCGCCAACGATAAGCAACCTAAAATGTTTATATGCAAATTGAATACAACCGATGGCGGTGTGATCAATTGTCGCTCTTGTAGTCTTATAAACAATACCCAACCTATTTTCTTTGGAGATAACAAATCAACCTTGTGTGGTGGAGCAATCTATTCTGCTGAAAGCGTAATCCTATCAAAAAACTCTCGTATCATTTTTTATCAAAACACCACTCTCAATCAAACAAATAGCTCTAGTGGTACTGGCGGTGCTATACAAGCGAAAAATTTTGAAGCTTCCCTTAACAAAGAGACACTTTTTTCCTCCAATTTAACTAAAGTAAAAGGAGGAGCCATTGCCTCTACGGAAATGTGCAGGTTCTTTAATAATTCTGCATCCATACACTTCGATAATAATAGAACTACCAATGCAGACAGCTTTGGAGGAGCGATTTCTGCAGTCTCTTGTGAATTTGCCCGCAATCGTGGAAAAATTACATTTAGTGAGAATAAATCTGGAAAAGGCGGGGCGATTTGTTCTACAACCTCGACAAGAATTGTTGATAATCAGGCGCCTATCACCTTTTCTCATAATGTTGCTTCTAACACCAGTAACCAAGGAAATGGGGGAGCAATTAATAGCCCAACTATTGTCATCGAAAACAATAAACAACCTGTGCTATTTTCTGGAAACTCCTCGGCTCATGCTGGAGGCGCTCTCTCCTATCAACACCTCACTATCCAAAATAACGGGCCTGTCTACTTTCTAAATAATACTTCTTGCTGGGGAGCTGCATGTTATGGACAAACAAATAACGGAACTACCACCATATCTGCAGATTATGGCGATGTAATTTTTGATAACAATATTGCGATAGATAGAATGGGGGTTTGGAGATCCGCTATGCATTTCAGCTCGAACCACTCCCTATCTTTAGGGGCTTCCAGCAACCAACATATCTATCTCTTTGATAGAATGAACACTGGCGGTCTATCCTCTTTTATCATTAATCCTGAAGATAAACATACAGGAGCGGTAGTATTCTCAGCAGCGAGCACTCAATTAAAGCTAGCTAATCAGAGCATCAAAAATCTTCAAATTAGCTATAAGGGTGAACTCACAATTAAACACGGCATTGTCTCTGTAGAAGATGGCGCTATACTATGGCTATATAAATTCACTCCCGAAGATAATACGCATCTCTGTTTAGGAAGTCGTGCGATCATGCAAACCCAAGAAAACAGCAGTTCGCAAAAAGACAGTAACTTACAATTAAAAAATGTTGCCATTCTCCTTACAGACATTTTAAAACCTGATAGTAGCCCACCTACTGTTTGGATTTACCCAGGAGGCTCCGGAGGCAACTATACTGAAAATACTGACGCAAGGATTTCGATATCGGGATCCCTATCTTTATGGAATAAAAATTATAGCGATCCCTATGATAGTGTAGACCTTTCCCAACCCATAGATAGAATTCCCCTCTTACACCTCTCTGAACCAGCAAATAACTCTGTAACCATTGATGATTTCGATGTTCAGGCAATAAATGCGCATAAGCATTATGGCCATCAAGGCATTTGGACTCCTTATTGGGAAGAGGTCTCCTCACCTTCGATAACCTCATCGTTAGAGACAACAAACTCAAAACATCGCTACCTTTATGCTAACTGGACGCCTACAGGCTATGTAGTCAACCCTCAACATCGTGGAGACCTTGTTGCCAATACCCTCAGACAAACTGCTCGCAATGCCATGGCTTTTTACCCAGCATTGATAAACGACTCTACGTCTTTTTACCTAGAGGGTAACGGATTAGCATCACATACCCGTCAAAGAAATCAAAATGAAATTTTAGGATTTTCTTCACGATCTTTAGGCTATGGCGGAGAATGTCTTTTCTCCTCAAAAACTCAGCACAAGTTCTTACTCACATTCTCACAACTCATTGGGAAAATAAAAGAACATACATCTAACAATAAAGTTAGCTCACATAGCTACCTGTTAGGTGCAACTTTGCAAACACCCCAGTTTAACGACTATCTTATAACTACAGCCTCCTTAGGCTATGGTTATGGGGACCATCATATGCAAAGTTTTTATGCACAAAATAAAACATCAGAAACACAATTTAGCGACCATGTCCTAAGCGCACGTATAGGCTGTTATACAAAACTTCCTCTTTTGAATCACCACGTTACACCCTTCATTCAATTGGCTGGGGTACGGGCAAAACAAACGCAAATCAATGAAACTGGAGATTTTTCTAGAAAATTCTCTAACCAACATCCGTTGGTTTCTCTCACCTTGCCCGTAGGAATTCTGGCTTCTTGGCATGCAGACTCCTACGTACCCAGTGTCTGGGAATTCGAACTTGCCTACCAACCTTTAGTGTATGAACAAAAACCCAAAGTCCTAATAACACTGCTGGCAAGCAATGGATCTTGGATATCTTCGGGAACTGCTGTAGCACGACATAATTTACACGTTGAAGGAAGAAACTCTGCTTATCTATTTCATAATATAGTTGCTTTCTTGAACTACCATCTGGACCTCTCTTCATCTACAACGTCTCATTATATAAATGCTGGAAGTCGCGTGGTATTTTAA
- a CDS encoding autotransporter outer membrane beta-barrel domain-containing protein, with amino-acid sequence MGSKLTKYLTSVSLTLALFGNVYADDATPITTHPTTKETDTKIDTQADIKVETQTEKPETKTDRKGDFVANIFWQSAYATTSGMNISRVCLDSLNNNSFYFDIEGGALGLCLYQKNMAEKAGFHMDGAGYYTELSVGSPSFYKLGFKFASQKTNAKANIGHDEVASDYLSFGSYWEVHLFKGKFILAGNGLYSRGLHYLNHTHRKLLGACCASFESQTIGSALSFYFPLKAIKNDRLTVMPFFRLQAVLSRHDPFTEQGARVRTFSGSPKFDEFLDTSLPFGLHSQLAFHGRFPSIWELEVAYKPSTQRQLPVVSSKLVADDGTWVSTPTNVSRRAVSVNLRNETQVLKYLNMHVDYQCDLSSSTRSHYLLAGGKLSF; translated from the coding sequence ATGGGATCTAAATTAACGAAATACTTAACCTCTGTAAGTCTTACTCTTGCATTATTTGGCAATGTATATGCTGATGATGCAACTCCAATAACGACACATCCAACAACTAAAGAAACCGATACAAAAATCGATACTCAAGCCGATATAAAAGTCGAAACTCAGACAGAAAAACCTGAAACTAAGACAGATCGCAAAGGTGATTTTGTAGCGAATATCTTTTGGCAATCTGCCTACGCTACAACATCTGGAATGAATATATCTAGAGTATGTTTGGACTCTTTAAATAATAACTCTTTCTATTTTGATATTGAAGGTGGTGCTTTAGGCCTCTGCCTTTATCAAAAAAATATGGCCGAGAAAGCAGGCTTCCATATGGATGGTGCGGGATACTACACAGAGCTCTCTGTCGGGTCGCCTTCCTTTTATAAACTTGGTTTTAAGTTTGCTTCGCAAAAAACCAATGCTAAGGCCAATATCGGTCATGACGAAGTAGCATCAGATTACCTATCCTTCGGAAGTTACTGGGAAGTCCATCTCTTTAAAGGGAAATTTATCCTAGCAGGAAACGGTCTCTATTCTCGTGGTTTGCATTATTTAAACCATACGCACCGCAAACTTTTAGGAGCTTGCTGTGCTTCATTCGAAAGTCAAACAATAGGAAGTGCTCTTTCCTTTTACTTCCCCTTAAAAGCTATTAAAAATGATCGTCTAACTGTCATGCCATTTTTCCGCCTTCAGGCTGTTCTTTCAAGACATGATCCATTCACAGAACAAGGCGCTCGTGTACGCACTTTCTCAGGCTCTCCAAAATTCGATGAGTTTCTTGATACTAGCCTGCCTTTCGGATTGCATAGTCAGTTAGCTTTTCACGGACGTTTCCCATCAATTTGGGAATTAGAAGTTGCCTATAAGCCTTCAACTCAACGTCAACTCCCTGTAGTAAGTTCCAAATTAGTTGCAGATGATGGAACTTGGGTTTCTACCCCTACAAATGTGAGCCGCCGTGCTGTTTCTGTAAATCTTAGAAACGAAACACAAGTACTCAAATATCTCAACATGCATGTAGACTATCAATGTGATTTATCCTCATCTACACGCAGCCATTACCTGCTCGCTGGAGGAAAACTCTCTTTCTAA
- a CDS encoding polymorphic outer membrane protein middle domain-containing protein yields MPLSLRSSSFCFLACLCSSGVSAQTINQAKLKPPLYDIGEAFYLTSNCFFEDTYGAKFPTSFLGSSTNFTVFGRNRSLIFVQSHAPVKEGAALISAVDSLKLTDLSKLVLNENISTGKNGLISGKNIAITSSKSLVITNNRAPYTPVVTSVTTPTASTTVNCFCGSAIHTETNLNITKIRDNISFNSNSANFGAALLNKTDATCTIENNAAAISFCQNFAACGGGAIYDGTISIKNNSGRITLEGNTAANGLLTTTPNPNVVIAAGCGGAICAPTKSVTFANNSGICNISYNLAEQDGGAIYTTTCDLATHAPTYFNKNAATRYGGAICAKALTINAHGPTIFVSNRAEKGGAIYVASTVGDTTAGPDSTLSLSTSSGDMVFVGNMLDSRPGTRNAIQIEGDGKITSLNATGLSSIIFHDPIANPGPTTVTTLDTITINSSGCSGSVKFTSETLSISEQLNPDNSTTSLFGKVVIEDGQLVVTNKAKVNVLGLTAETGRLTLGSGAAIGMLTTTNNQPPSENFVIKKLGFDVKSYLNPNYATATVTTTNTKTITLEGPLDLVSEDNEELYDNPLLVNALSIPIATFTSNNGNPTTTSFTTGDLAVSKHYGYQGVWSSTWTIPLLAPTPNGGIPSGTNNRTLYVAWRPDPAYRAPYVLAPERRGELVSNTLWTSFLATQTFAEALEETFLSEQEGVLISAKALGSYVRHPMKKTHEGFKGQFGGYQASLGIHYPDDASVGLAFGQLYGQVESKPYDAQSTEQISLVAFFGKFPIATENTVTNISWEASYGYAVNRMKTNYLNAITQKTRQSKGRWHNNTYYASVSVEHPFLTWCMLTRNIAHDLELSGFISAEFMGGWQNAFSEQGALPRGFSRGRGHNITLPIGFTSEWGTPFKKAPSMLTLKLAYKPDVYRVNPHNVVTILANGEKTPITGAQIPRHGFYLQVHDSVELSRHATGFVDYVFDSKRSYASHRITTGLQGRF; encoded by the coding sequence ATGCCTCTTTCTTTAAGATCTTCTTCTTTTTGCTTTTTGGCTTGCTTATGCAGCTCGGGGGTTTCTGCCCAAACCATAAATCAAGCGAAGCTTAAGCCTCCTTTATATGATATAGGAGAAGCTTTCTACCTGACTTCGAATTGTTTCTTTGAAGATACCTACGGAGCAAAGTTCCCCACATCTTTCTTAGGATCGAGCACAAACTTCACGGTATTTGGAAGAAATCGCTCGTTAATCTTTGTGCAAAGTCATGCTCCTGTAAAAGAAGGGGCAGCGTTAATCTCTGCTGTAGATAGTCTGAAATTAACAGATCTTTCTAAGCTTGTTCTTAATGAAAACATCTCTACAGGAAAGAATGGTCTTATCTCAGGGAAAAATATCGCAATTACTTCCTCAAAATCCCTGGTAATTACAAATAACAGAGCTCCCTATACTCCTGTAGTCACTAGCGTGACTACACCTACTGCCTCAACTACAGTAAACTGTTTTTGCGGTTCTGCTATTCATACAGAAACTAACTTAAACATTACGAAAATTCGAGATAACATCTCCTTCAATAGCAACTCGGCAAACTTCGGAGCTGCCCTCCTCAATAAAACAGATGCTACATGTACTATTGAAAACAACGCTGCAGCGATCTCTTTCTGTCAAAACTTTGCTGCTTGCGGTGGAGGCGCTATTTATGACGGAACGATCAGCATTAAGAATAACTCAGGGCGCATTACCCTAGAAGGAAACACCGCAGCAAATGGATTGCTAACAACTACTCCCAATCCTAATGTAGTTATCGCTGCAGGTTGTGGAGGCGCAATTTGCGCACCCACAAAGTCGGTAACCTTCGCTAATAATTCTGGCATTTGCAATATAAGTTATAACCTTGCTGAACAAGACGGCGGGGCAATTTATACAACAACATGCGATCTTGCAACGCATGCTCCTACATATTTCAATAAAAATGCTGCCACAAGATATGGCGGAGCAATTTGCGCAAAAGCTCTCACAATAAATGCTCATGGCCCTACCATATTCGTCAGCAACAGAGCTGAAAAAGGTGGAGCGATTTACGTTGCCTCTACTGTTGGAGATACTACAGCAGGCCCAGATTCAACGTTAAGCTTATCCACAAGTTCTGGAGATATGGTGTTTGTCGGCAATATGCTCGATAGCCGCCCAGGAACACGTAATGCTATCCAAATTGAAGGCGATGGTAAAATCACTTCCCTAAACGCTACGGGATTATCGAGCATTATCTTCCATGATCCTATTGCAAACCCAGGTCCTACAACTGTTACAACTTTAGATACCATCACGATCAATTCTTCGGGATGTTCTGGATCAGTAAAATTCACATCAGAGACGCTATCCATATCAGAACAGTTAAATCCTGATAACTCCACAACTTCCCTATTTGGAAAAGTTGTTATTGAAGATGGTCAGCTTGTTGTCACCAATAAAGCCAAAGTCAATGTTCTTGGCTTGACTGCAGAGACCGGAAGGCTAACTTTAGGTTCCGGAGCCGCTATTGGGATGCTAACAACTACAAACAATCAGCCTCCTTCAGAAAACTTCGTCATTAAAAAATTAGGTTTTGATGTTAAGTCTTACCTAAATCCCAATTACGCTACAGCTACTGTCACAACGACTAATACTAAGACGATTACATTAGAAGGTCCTTTAGATCTTGTTTCTGAGGATAATGAAGAGCTCTATGATAATCCCCTATTGGTGAATGCACTATCTATTCCTATAGCGACTTTCACCAGTAATAATGGTAATCCAACGACAACTAGCTTTACTACTGGTGATCTTGCTGTCTCCAAACATTACGGCTATCAAGGCGTATGGTCTTCCACATGGACAATACCCCTATTAGCTCCTACACCTAACGGAGGGATCCCTTCAGGAACAAATAACCGTACTCTCTATGTTGCATGGAGACCAGATCCTGCGTATCGTGCTCCCTATGTTTTAGCTCCTGAACGTCGCGGAGAACTCGTATCCAACACCCTATGGACCTCCTTCTTAGCAACGCAGACTTTTGCAGAAGCGTTAGAAGAAACTTTCCTTTCTGAACAAGAAGGAGTTCTTATTTCTGCAAAAGCTCTCGGCAGTTATGTCCGTCATCCTATGAAAAAGACTCATGAAGGATTTAAAGGGCAATTCGGAGGTTATCAAGCCTCTCTTGGTATCCATTATCCTGATGATGCTTCTGTAGGCTTAGCTTTCGGTCAGCTATACGGACAAGTAGAGAGCAAACCTTACGATGCACAAAGCACAGAGCAAATCAGCTTAGTTGCTTTCTTCGGGAAATTCCCTATTGCTACAGAAAATACTGTAACGAACATCTCCTGGGAAGCCTCCTACGGTTATGCAGTAAACCGTATGAAAACAAATTACCTAAACGCTATCACGCAAAAAACGCGACAGTCGAAAGGACGTTGGCATAACAATACCTACTATGCTTCCGTATCTGTAGAACATCCGTTCTTAACATGGTGCATGCTTACACGTAACATTGCCCATGATCTTGAGCTGTCAGGATTTATATCTGCAGAGTTTATGGGTGGATGGCAAAATGCCTTTTCTGAACAAGGTGCGCTACCACGTGGTTTTTCTAGAGGCCGAGGACATAACATTACTCTACCTATAGGATTTACTTCTGAATGGGGCACACCATTTAAAAAGGCACCTTCAATGCTTACATTGAAACTTGCCTATAAACCTGATGTTTATAGAGTAAACCCTCATAACGTAGTCACGATCTTAGCAAACGGAGAAAAAACTCCTATCACAGGAGCACAAATCCCTCGTCATGGATTCTACCTACAAGTGCATGACAGTGTAGAACTCTCACGACATGCTACAGGGTTCGTTGATTATGTATTTGATTCAAAAAGATCCTACGCAAGCCATCGCATAACGACAGGATTGCAAGGGAGATTTTAA